GGCAACTGGGACTCCCAGGCCCAGCCGTCGCAGGAGATCCAGTTCACGCCGGCCCGCGTGATCATGCAGGACTTCACCGGCGTGCCCTGTGTCGTCGACCTCGCCACCATGCGCGAGGCCGTCAAGGAGCTGGGCGGCGACCCGGCGAAGATCAACCCGCTGGCCCCGGCCGAGCTGGTCATCGACCACTCGGTCATCGCCGACAAGTTCGGCACCCACGAGGCCTTCGCGCAGAACGTCGAGCTGGAGTACGGCCGCAACAAGGAGCGCTACCAGTTCCTGCGCTGGGGCCAGACCGCCTTCGACGAGTTCAAGGTCGTCCCGCCCGGCACCGGCATCGTCCACCAGGTGAACATCGAGCACCTGGCCCGCACCGTCATGGTCCGCGGCGGCCAGGCGTACCCCGACACCCTGGTCGGCACCGACTCGCACACCACCATGGTCAACGGTCTCGGCGTCCTCGGCTGGGGCGTCGGCGGCATCGAGGCCGAGGCCGCGATGCTCGGCCAGCCGGTCTCCATGCTCATCCCGCGCGTCGTCGGCTTCAAGCTGACCGGCGAACTGCCCACCGGCACCACCGCCACCGACCTCGTCCTCACCATCACCGAGATGCTGCGCAAGCACGGTGTGGTCGGCAAGTTCGTCGAGTTCTACGGCGAGGGCGTCGCCGCCACCTCCCTCGCGAACCGCGCCACCATCGGCAACATGTCGCCCGAGTTCGGCTCCACCGCCGCGATCTTCCCGATCGACGACGAGACCCTGAACTACCTCAAGCTCACCGGCCGCTCCGAGCAGCAGGTCGCGCTCGTCGAGGCGTACGCCAAGGAGCAGGGCCTGTGGCTGGACCCGGCCGCCGAGCCGGACTTCTCCGAGAAGCTGGAGCTCGACCTCTCCACGGTCGTCCCGTCCATCGCCGGCCCGAAGCGCCCGCAGGACCGCATCGTCCTCGCCGAGGCCGCCCAGCAGTTCGCCAAGGACGTCCTCAACTACGTCGAGGCCGGTGTCACCGGCGGTGACGACCGCAAGCCGGGCGTCCCGCAGCAGGGGCAGCCGCACGGCGTGCAGTCCCCGGTGGACGAGGCGTCCGCCGAGTCCTTCCCGGCCTCCGACGCCCCGGCCTACGGCAGCCAGGAGAACGGCGCGGGCGCCCCGCAGCACGCCGAGGGCACCGGCGCGGCCGTCCCGTCGAACCCGGTCACCGTGACCGCCCCCGACGGCAGCACCTACGAGCTCGACCACGGCGCCGTCACCGTCGCCGCGATCACCTCCTGCACCAACACCTCCAACCCGTACGTCATGGTCGCCGCCGCCCTGGTGGCCAAGAAGGCGGTCGAGAAGGGCCTGACCCGCAAGCCGTGGGTCAAGACCACCCTCGCCCCGGGTTCCAAGGTCGTGACGGACTACTTCGACAAGGCCGGTCTGACCCCGTACCTCGACAAGGTCGGCTTCAACCTCGTCGGCTACGGCTGCACCACCTGCATCGGCAACTCCGGCCCGCTGCCGGAGGAGGTCTCCAAGGCCGTCAACGACCACGACCTCGCCGTCACCTCGGTCCTCTCCGGCAACCGGAACTTCGAGGGCCGGATCAACCCCGACGTCAAGATGAACTACCTGGCGTCCCCGCCGCTGGTCGTCGCCTACGCCATCGCGGGCTCCATGAAGGTGGACATCACCAAGGACGCCCTGGGCACCGACCAGGACGGCAACCCGGTCTACCTGAAGGACATCTGGCCCACCGAGGCCGAGGTCAACGACGTCGTCGCCAACGCCATCGGCGAGGACATGTTCTCCAAGTCCTACCAGGACGTCTTCGCGGGCGACGCCCAGTGGCAGTCGCTCCCGGTCCCGACCGGCAACACCTTCGAGTGGGACCCGCAGTCCACCTACGTCCGCAAGCCCCCGTACTTCGAGGGCATGGAGATGGAGCCGGCCCCGGTCCAGGACATCACCGGCGCCCGCGTCCTCGCCAAGCTGGGCGACTCGGTCACCACCGACCACATCTCCCCGGCCGGCGCCATCAAGGCCGACACCCCGGCCGGCAAGTACCTCACCGAGCACGGTGTGGAGCGTCGTGACTTCAACTCCTACGGCTCCCGCCGAGGCAACCACGAGGTCATGATCCGCGGCACGTTCGCCAACATCCGCCTGCGCAACCAGATCGCGCCGGGCACCGAGGGCGGCTACACCCGCGACTTCACGCAGGAGGGCGGCCCGGTCTCCTTCATCTACGACGCCTCCCGCAACTACATCGAGCAGGGCATCCCGCTCGTCGTCCTCGCGGGCAAGGAGTACGGCTCCGGCTCGTCCCGCGACTGGGCGGCCAAGGGCACCGCGCTGCTCGGCGTCAAGGCCGTCATCGCCGAGTCTTACGAGCGCATCCACCGCTCGAACCTCATCGGCATGGGCGTGCTGCCCCTGCAGTTCCCGGAGGGCCAGTCCGCCGAGTCCCTCGGACTGACCGGCGAGGAGACCTTCTCCATCTCCGGCGTCACCGAGCTGAACGAGGGCACCACGCCGCGCACGGTGAAGGTCACCACCGACACCGGTGTCGAGTTCGACGCGGTCGTCCGCATCGACACCCCCGGTGAGGCGGACTACTACCGCAACGGCGGCATCATGCAGTACGTGCTGCGCAGCCTGATCCGCAAGTAACCCCTGCGATGAGGGCCCGAGGGCCGCACCCCCGCGACGGGGTGCGGCCCCGCGTTGTGTGCGAGACCCGTTTACACTGGGGTCACCGGGGCGATACCTTCCCGTCCGAGGTGGTGTGGGAGCGCTCCCAGCACGGCGGACCGGAACCCGCCCGCGGAGCGCCCCCACCCACCCGCCGGGTCCGTGCCGAGCGTCCTGCTCACGAGGCGGCGGCCGGCCGTCCGCTCGCCCGCACCCGGGGGGCCGCCGCCGCGCGCACCCGCGCACGGCGGCGGTGACGTCACCTCACGCCAGCAACTCCACCTCGGCCAGGGCCGACTCACCGTCCAGCACCAGGCGGTAGTGGGCGTACGCGTGCCGTGCCGGCAGGGAGAAGGCCCGGGTCTGGCGGTCCCAGCGGAACGACTCGCCGTGGCGTTCGTCCAGGGTCCGCCAGCGCGTGCCGTCCGCCGAGCCCTGGAGGGTCCAGCCGGTGGGCGCCCGGGTGTGGTCCGCGGGGGAGGTGAGGGTGTACCGCACCGCGTTCGTGCGCCCGTCCACCGGCAGGTCCACGGCGGTCACGGTCGCCTCCGTCGCCGAGGTGTCGTCGAAGAGCGGGCCGCCGGGCCGCAGGGCGTCCGCGCGCGGGACCGGGACCTCGTCGTCGCGGGTGATCGACACGGGCGCCGCGTGCCTGCCGGTGCCCCACGCCGACGGCCTCGGGCCCATGTCGAACTCCAGGACGCCGCCCCGCGCGAGGAGCCGGTGCGGGAGCGAGGTCGAGTGCCAGCGCCGGCCGTCGAGCCGCACGCCCTGGACGTAGACGTTCCGCGCGCTGTTCTCCGGGGCCCTGACCACCAGGTCCCGGCCGTTCTCCAGGTGGACGGTCGCCTCGGTGAACAGCGGTGAGCCGATGGCGTACTCGCCGCTTCCCATGACCAGCGGGTAGAAGCCGAGGGCGGAGAACAGGTACCAGGCGGACTGCTCGCCGTTGTCCTCGTCGCCGTGGTAGCCCTGGCCGATCTCGCTGCCCACGTACAGCCGGGACAGCACCTCGCGGACCTTCTCCTGTGCCTTCCACGGCTGCCCGGCCGCGTCGTACATGTAGAGGGCGTGGTGGGCGACCTGGTTGGAGTGGCCGTACATGCCCATCCGGACGTCCCGCGCCTCGGTCATCTCGTGGATGATCCCGCCGTACGAGCCGGCGAACTGCGGTGCGGCGGTCTCCGGGGTGGCGAAGTACTCGTCGAGCTTCTCCGCGAGGCCCCGTCTGCCGCCGTACAGGTTGGCGAGGCCCCGGCTGTCCTGCGGGGCGGTGAAGGCGTACCCCCAGCCGTTGGTCTCGGTGTAGTCGTGGCCCCAGACCCGCGGGTCGTACGACTCGGAGGGCACCCGCCAGGCGCCCTTCGCGTCCTTGCCCTGGAAGAAACCGGCCCGCGCGTCGAAGAGGTGGACGTAGCCGCGGGCGCGGTCGAGGAAGTACTCCGACTCCTCCCGGTAGCGGCGCTCGCCGGTCTTCCGGTACAGCGCCCGGCCCATCCGCGCGATGCCGTAGTCGTTGAGGTAGCCCTCCAGCGCCCAGGACAGCCCCTCGTGGGTGTCGGTGCTGGTGTAGCCGAGGAAGGGAGAGGTGGCCATGCCCTTGCGGCCGACGCCCGGGGCGGGCGGCACCACCGTCGCGTTCTTCACGGCCGCGTCGTACGCCGCCTCCGCGTCGAAGTCCACGCCCTTGACGTAGGCGTCGGCGAAGGCCACGTCCGAGGAGGTGCCGGTCATCAGGTCGGCGTAGCCGGGGGAGGACCAGCGGGAGGTCCAGCCGCCGTCCTTGTAGTGCTGTACGAACCCGTCGGCCAGTTCGCCCGCCCGGGACGGGGTGAGCAGGGAGTACGCGGGCCAGGTGGTCCGGTAGGTGTCCCAGAAGCCGTTGTTGACGTACACCTTGCCCTCGACGATCTTCGCGCCGGTGCGGGTGGGGGTGTCGGGGCCCGGCATGGGGGAGAAGGGGGAGGCGTACTTGTACGTCGAACCCACCTTCTCGTGACCGGAGTTGGGGTACAGGTAGAGCCGGTAGAGGCTGGAGTACAGCGTGGTCAGCTGGTCCGGGGTGGCGCCCTCGACCTCCACCTTGCCGAGCAGCCGGTCCCACTGGCGCTGGGCGCGCGCCCTCACCTCCTCGAAGGACGTGCCGTCCGGGATCTCCTGGCGCAGGTTGTCCTTCGCCTGGTCGACGCTGATCAGTGAGGTGGCCAGGCGCAGGGTGACCGTGCGGTCGGTGCCCGCGTCGAAGCGCAGCCAGCCCTTGACGCCGCCGGCCGCGCCGTCCGTCACCGGCTTGTCGAAGACGCCGTGGAAGAAGAGGCGGGTCGCGCCGGTCGACAGGCCGGACTTGACGTCCGAGTAGCCGGTGACGGTTCCGGCGGCCGGGTCGAGGGTGAGCCCCGCCTGGTCCGTCACGTTGTCGAAGAGCACGCTCGCGTCGTCGCCGGGGTAGGTGAAGCGCAGCACCGCCGCGTGGTCGGCCGGGGTCATCTCGGCCTTCAGGCCGTTCTCGAAGCGGACCCCGTAGTAGTGCGGGAGGGCCGTCTCGTTCTCGTGCCGGAAGGGCAGCGCGCGGGCCGCGCGCCCGGTGTCGGGGGTGCCGGAGGCCGCGGACGGCATCAGCTGGAAGGTCTGCCGGTCGCCCATCCACGGGCTCGGCTCGTGACTGGCGCTGAACGCCTGGAGGGTGGGCAGGTTGTCGGCGTTGTTGGCGCGTGCGTAGTCGTACAGCCAGCTCAGCGAGCCCGCGTTGGTGACCGGTGTCCAGAAGTTGAAGCCGTGCGGCACGGCGGTCGCGGGAAAGTTGTTGCCGCGGGAGAAGCCACCGCTGGAGTGGGTGCCGCGGGTGGTGACCGCGTAGTCGGACAGATGGGCCCTGGGCGGCTCGGGGGCGGCCGGCTCCAGCGTCACGTCGTCCACCCAGCCGCGGAACCGCGCCGGTCCCTTCGGCGCGTCGTACGCCACCAGGATCCGGTCGACGGTCTTCCCCGCCGCCACCGGACCGATCCGCGCGGCCACGTGGTTCCACTGGTTGACGTAGAGCACCTTGGCCGCGCCCTGGCCGCGCGGTGAGAGCGGGAAGCCGTGCTGGTCGGTGGCGCCCAGGTCGCTGAGGTAGGTGCCGTCGGTGAAGGCCAGGTCGACGGCGGCATGGGTGGCGGCGTAGTCGAGGTCGCCGTCGGCCATCGACGGGAAGATCCGGTACGACAGCCGGGTGTCGCGGGTGACGGCCACGTCGACGTCGAAGACCTTGTTGTACGCGTAGCCCCGTCCCTCCGCGGTGTGCCGGCCGGCGTACCGCAGCGCGCGCCGGCCGGTGAAGCCGGCGCCCGCCTTCGCGGTGGGGGAGCCGCCGGGGCCGCGGTCGACGAGGGAGAGCATGTCCTCGGGGACGGGGCCGGTGCCGCCGCCCGTGGAGAACCGGACATCGGCGAGCTGGAGCAGACCGGCGCCGTGGTTCCTGGTGACGTCGAGCCGGAAGTGCCGGAACTCGGCGGGTGCGGCGAGGTCGTACGTCCTGGTCTGGAAGCGCTCGGTGAAGGACTCGCCGGTACGGGTGTCGAGGGTCTTCCAGTCCTTGCCGTCCGCGGAGCCCTGGAGGGTCCAGTCCGCGGGGTCGCGTCCGGCGGCGTCGTTCGCGGAGGTGAGCGCGTACGTCACCAGCCGCACCGGCTCGTCCAGCTCGAACTCGGCCCAGCCGGTGGGTGCGAAGACCAGCCACTTGGTGGTCGGCTCGCCGTCGGCCAGGTTCTCCTTCACCTCGCCGGCGCCGCTGTTCTCCCCGCTGGCCCGCACCTCGGTGACCCGGTCGGTGACCTCCCCCGGGATGCCGCTGCGGTAGCCGCCGTCCACGCCCGAGACGCGCCGCCCGCCGTCGGGCGCGGTCTCCGCGGTGCTCAGCCAGTCCGGTGCGGGATCGTCCGCCTCGAAGGAGGAGGCGAACTCCCGGCCGGCCGGCTCCGGTGCGCCGGGCAGGGCCGTCGCCGCACCCGGCGAGCTCACGGCCAGAGCGAAGGCGGCCGCCGAGACGACCGCCGTATTCCATCGTGGGCGATATCCGTGTCGCATAACCGAGACCCTCCCCGCGCCGCCGGACAACGTTGTCACCTTCGCGTCGCAAGGCTCAGTTGTGACTCAAGTGGTGAGTGCTGTCAAGGGTGTTGACTCCACCATTCCGGCAAGGTGGCCTGATTTCCTACGGCGGGTACGGCGCCGGCGCACCGATATTTCCGCGAGGTCTCAACTCGGAAAAGACGGACCGCCAACCTTGCATTCGATCTTGCCCCCTTGGCGGGAAGTGGACTATACCTGTCGGCGATTCACCTGAACCGCACATCCTGGTACGACTCCTTGCACGACCCTGCTTGACCCCACCGCGGTGCCGGGGAGGATCCGGTTCACCGCCTGAGTCCTGGAAGAAGGCGAGGACTTGAGCATGGGATCCACTTCCGCCGAGAACGGCGCCGGGAAAAGCACCGACGACGCGGCCGCGCGGCACGGGGCCGGCGGTGTCGGCCGGCGCGCGCTGATCAAGCGGTCCGCCGCGCTCGGGCTGGCCTCCGTACCCGCCATGGGCTTGCTGTCCGCCTGTGCCAGCGGCGGCGGTGGCGACGAGTCGAACGACGACACCCGGGGCGAGACGTCCAAGGACAACCCCTTCGGCGTCAAGAAGGGCACCAAGCTCGACGTCGTCATCTTCAAGGGCGGCTACGGCGACGACTACGCCAAGGCATGGGAGGCCGCCTTCCGGAAGAAGTGGGGCGTGACCTCCACCCACACCGGCACCCAGGAGATCACCGGCAAGCTCCAGCCCCGCTTCAACGCCGGCAACCCGCCGGACATCGTGGACAACTCCGGCGCCCAGAAGATCAAGATCGACGTTCTCTACCGCAACGGCCAGCTCCTCGACCTGGCAGAGGTGCTGGACGCGCCGAGCGTCGACGACCCCTCGAAGAAGGTCCGCGACACCGTCATCCCCGGCACCCTCGACCCGGGCCTGCAGGAGGGCAAGGTCGTCGCCCTCAACTACATCTACACGGTGTGGGGCCTGTGGTACTCCGGCAAGCTCTTCGAGGAGAAGGGCTGGGAGGTGCCCAAGACGTGGGCCGATTTCCTCGCCATCTGCAAGGACGCCAAGTCCCAGGGCATCGGCGGCCTCGCCCACCAGGGCAAGTACCCGTACTACATCAACGTCGCCATCATGGACCTGATCGCCAAGAAGGGCGGCCTGGACGCCATGAAGGCGATCGACAACCTCGACCCCAAGGCGTTCGCCGGCTCCGACGCGGCGCAGGCGGCCGTCGAGGCCGTCTACGAGGTCGTCGAGAAGGGCTATCTGATGCCCGGCACCAACGGCCTGGACCACACCGAGTCGCAGACCCGCTGGAACCAGTACAAGGCCGCCTTCATCACCTCCGGCTCGTGGCTGGAGAACGAGCAGCTCAAGCAGACACCGCCGGACTTCGACATGAAGTTCCTGCCGATGCCGCTGCTCGAGGGCAGCGAGATGCCGTTCGAGGCGATCCGGGCCGGCTCCGGCGAACCCTTCATCATCCCGGCCAAGGCGAGGAACCTGCCCGCGGCCAAGGAGTTCATGCGGATGATGCTCTCCCGGGAGTGGTCGACGCTGTTCGCCAAGGAGGCGAACTCGCTGACCATCCTGAAGGACGGCGTGGACCCGAGTGTGCAGTTGCGACCGGGGACCCAGTCCACGGTGGAGGCGTCGAAGGCGGCCGGCGACAACACCTTCCGGTTCCTGTACACCGAGTGGTACAGCGAGATGGACACCGCCATCCAGAACGCCTCCAACGAGCTGATGGCCCGCCGCATCCAGCCCAAGGAGTGGCTGAAGCGCGCGCAGGCGGCCGTGGACAAGGCGGCGAAGGATCCGGCGTCGAAGAAGAACCGTCGGGACTAGGGGGTGTCTCGCCGGTCGGTCCTGACGCCGGCCGCCCGGCTCGATCGACGAGACGCCCCCCTGGCCGTTTTCCGGGACGCGCCGTCGGGGTGCGGTGTGCTGCGGGGCGCGGGCCCGTCCGGGTCCGCCGCGCAGCCCCCGCGCCCCCGGGGCGGGGACAGCAGGGGCAGGTCGTATGCGTAAGGGGCAATACCGGTTCGTCGCGGGGTTTCTTCTCGTCCCCGTGGCGCTTTACCTGATCTTCGTCATCTGGCCGTACATCCAGACGTTCGGCTATTCGCTGACCGACTGGAAGGGCCAGTCGCAGACCTTCAGTTTCGTCGGCCTGGACAACTATGAGGCGCTGTTCCGGGACGACATCTTCATGGGGGCCATCTGGCACAACATCCTGTTCCTGGTGTTCATCCCGGTGATCACCATTCTGCTGGCCCTGTTCTTCGCGTTCATGCTGAACGCGGGCGGCCGGGGCCGGGCCGGCGGGGTGTCCGGGGTGGCCGGCTCCAAGTTCTACCGGGTCGTCTACTTCTTCCCGCAGGTCCTGTCGCTGGCGATCCTCGCCGTGCTGTTCCGCGCGGTGTACCGCAGCGACGGCGGCGGCATGCTCAACGGCGCGCTGGTCAAGCTCGGCCTGGTCGACGCCGACCGGCCGGTGGAGTGGCTGAACGAACCCGACTTCGTGCTGTGGGCCCTGATCGTGGTGGTCGTCTGGCACGGCGTCGGCTTCTACCTGGTGCTCTTCTCCGCCGCCATGCAGTCCATCCCGAAGGACATCTACGAGGCCGCGCTCATCGACGGAGCGAGCCGCGGCCAGTCCTTCTTCCGCATCACCCTGCCGCTGCTGTGGGACTCCGTGCAGACGGCCTGGGTCTACCTCGGCATCGCCGCGATGGACATGTTCATCCTCGTCTCGACGATGACCTCCGGCGAGTTCGGCGGCGGTCCCGACCACCACAGCGAGGTCATGGCGACCGTGATGATGCGGAACTTCCTCTACTACGGCAAGAGCGGCTACGCCTGCGCCATGGGCGTGATCATGCTGCTCCTCACCCTGATCCTGTCCGTGGTCATGCTGCGCGCCACCCGCCGCGAGCGCATCGAGTTCTGAGCGGGAGAGATGACATGAGCGCACCCCTGAAGGAAACCGCGCCGCCCCCCGCCGGGCGGACCTCGGCGAAGGCCCCGGCGAAGGCGGGCGAGCGGCGCGGTGAGGGCGTCACCCTGAACGCCTTCTCGCACGGCTTCCTCGCCCTGTGGGCCCTGATGATCGTCCTGCCGCTGCTGTGGCTGGTGCTCAGCTCCTTCAAGACCGACGCCCAGATCGCCGGCTCGGCCTTCGGCTGGCCGGAGAACTGGACGTTCGACGTCTTCAGCCGGGCCTGGGAGAAGGGCATCGGCGACTACTTCCTCAACACCGTCGTCGTGCTCGTCTTCTCGGTGCCGCTGACGATGCTGTTCGGCTCGATGGCCGCCTACGTCCTGGCCCGCTACCCGTTCCCGGGCAACCGCTTCCTCTACTACTTCTTCGTCGCGGGCGCGATGTTCCCCGTGTTCCTGGCCCTCGTCCCGCTGTTCTTCATGGTCAAACGGCTGGACATGCTGAACACCTACCAGGGCCTGATCCTGGTGTACGTCGCCTACTCGATGCCGTTCACGGTCTTCTTCATGCACGCCTTCTTCCGCACGCTGCCGACGGCGGTGTTCGAGGCGGCGATCCTGGACGGGGCCTCGCACACCCGCACCTTCTTCCAGGTCATGCTGCCGATGGCGAAGCCGGGCCTGATCAGCGTGGGGATCTTCAACACGCTCGGCCAGTGGAACCAGTTCATCCTGCCCACCGTGCTGATGCAGCCGCAGAGCGGTGACGACCCCGAACGCTATGTGCTCACCCAGGGGCTGATCCAGCTCCAGCAGCAGCAGGGGTACGCCTCCGACCTGCCCGTGCTGTTCGCGGGCGTGACGATCGCGATGATCCCGATGCTGGTGGTCTACCTGTCCTTCCAGCGCCAGGTGCAGGCCGGACTGACCTCGGCGACCCTGAAGTAGCGCTCCGCGAGCGCCCGGACGCGCGCCGTCCCCGTCACCGGGACGGCGCGCGCCTGTGTGTGCCTGCTCCCGGAAACTGTTCAACCTCTTGACGGGAGGTGCCCCGGACAGCTCAGCTTAGAGTTC
Above is a genomic segment from Streptomyces glaucescens containing:
- a CDS encoding aconitate hydratase; amino-acid sequence: MSANSFDARSTLQVGDESYEIFRLDKVEGSARLPYSLKVLLENLLRTEDGANITADHIRALGNWDSQAQPSQEIQFTPARVIMQDFTGVPCVVDLATMREAVKELGGDPAKINPLAPAELVIDHSVIADKFGTHEAFAQNVELEYGRNKERYQFLRWGQTAFDEFKVVPPGTGIVHQVNIEHLARTVMVRGGQAYPDTLVGTDSHTTMVNGLGVLGWGVGGIEAEAAMLGQPVSMLIPRVVGFKLTGELPTGTTATDLVLTITEMLRKHGVVGKFVEFYGEGVAATSLANRATIGNMSPEFGSTAAIFPIDDETLNYLKLTGRSEQQVALVEAYAKEQGLWLDPAAEPDFSEKLELDLSTVVPSIAGPKRPQDRIVLAEAAQQFAKDVLNYVEAGVTGGDDRKPGVPQQGQPHGVQSPVDEASAESFPASDAPAYGSQENGAGAPQHAEGTGAAVPSNPVTVTAPDGSTYELDHGAVTVAAITSCTNTSNPYVMVAAALVAKKAVEKGLTRKPWVKTTLAPGSKVVTDYFDKAGLTPYLDKVGFNLVGYGCTTCIGNSGPLPEEVSKAVNDHDLAVTSVLSGNRNFEGRINPDVKMNYLASPPLVVAYAIAGSMKVDITKDALGTDQDGNPVYLKDIWPTEAEVNDVVANAIGEDMFSKSYQDVFAGDAQWQSLPVPTGNTFEWDPQSTYVRKPPYFEGMEMEPAPVQDITGARVLAKLGDSVTTDHISPAGAIKADTPAGKYLTEHGVERRDFNSYGSRRGNHEVMIRGTFANIRLRNQIAPGTEGGYTRDFTQEGGPVSFIYDASRNYIEQGIPLVVLAGKEYGSGSSRDWAAKGTALLGVKAVIAESYERIHRSNLIGMGVLPLQFPEGQSAESLGLTGEETFSISGVTELNEGTTPRTVKVTTDTGVEFDAVVRIDTPGEADYYRNGGIMQYVLRSLIRK
- a CDS encoding carbohydrate ABC transporter permease: MSAPLKETAPPPAGRTSAKAPAKAGERRGEGVTLNAFSHGFLALWALMIVLPLLWLVLSSFKTDAQIAGSAFGWPENWTFDVFSRAWEKGIGDYFLNTVVVLVFSVPLTMLFGSMAAYVLARYPFPGNRFLYYFFVAGAMFPVFLALVPLFFMVKRLDMLNTYQGLILVYVAYSMPFTVFFMHAFFRTLPTAVFEAAILDGASHTRTFFQVMLPMAKPGLISVGIFNTLGQWNQFILPTVLMQPQSGDDPERYVLTQGLIQLQQQQGYASDLPVLFAGVTIAMIPMLVVYLSFQRQVQAGLTSATLK
- a CDS encoding GH92 family glycosyl hydrolase, producing MRHGYRPRWNTAVVSAAAFALAVSSPGAATALPGAPEPAGREFASSFEADDPAPDWLSTAETAPDGGRRVSGVDGGYRSGIPGEVTDRVTEVRASGENSGAGEVKENLADGEPTTKWLVFAPTGWAEFELDEPVRLVTYALTSANDAAGRDPADWTLQGSADGKDWKTLDTRTGESFTERFQTRTYDLAAPAEFRHFRLDVTRNHGAGLLQLADVRFSTGGGTGPVPEDMLSLVDRGPGGSPTAKAGAGFTGRRALRYAGRHTAEGRGYAYNKVFDVDVAVTRDTRLSYRIFPSMADGDLDYAATHAAVDLAFTDGTYLSDLGATDQHGFPLSPRGQGAAKVLYVNQWNHVAARIGPVAAGKTVDRILVAYDAPKGPARFRGWVDDVTLEPAAPEPPRAHLSDYAVTTRGTHSSGGFSRGNNFPATAVPHGFNFWTPVTNAGSLSWLYDYARANNADNLPTLQAFSASHEPSPWMGDRQTFQLMPSAASGTPDTGRAARALPFRHENETALPHYYGVRFENGLKAEMTPADHAAVLRFTYPGDDASVLFDNVTDQAGLTLDPAAGTVTGYSDVKSGLSTGATRLFFHGVFDKPVTDGAAGGVKGWLRFDAGTDRTVTLRLATSLISVDQAKDNLRQEIPDGTSFEEVRARAQRQWDRLLGKVEVEGATPDQLTTLYSSLYRLYLYPNSGHEKVGSTYKYASPFSPMPGPDTPTRTGAKIVEGKVYVNNGFWDTYRTTWPAYSLLTPSRAGELADGFVQHYKDGGWTSRWSSPGYADLMTGTSSDVAFADAYVKGVDFDAEAAYDAAVKNATVVPPAPGVGRKGMATSPFLGYTSTDTHEGLSWALEGYLNDYGIARMGRALYRKTGERRYREESEYFLDRARGYVHLFDARAGFFQGKDAKGAWRVPSESYDPRVWGHDYTETNGWGYAFTAPQDSRGLANLYGGRRGLAEKLDEYFATPETAAPQFAGSYGGIIHEMTEARDVRMGMYGHSNQVAHHALYMYDAAGQPWKAQEKVREVLSRLYVGSEIGQGYHGDEDNGEQSAWYLFSALGFYPLVMGSGEYAIGSPLFTEATVHLENGRDLVVRAPENSARNVYVQGVRLDGRRWHSTSLPHRLLARGGVLEFDMGPRPSAWGTGRHAAPVSITRDDEVPVPRADALRPGGPLFDDTSATEATVTAVDLPVDGRTNAVRYTLTSPADHTRAPTGWTLQGSADGTRWRTLDERHGESFRWDRQTRAFSLPARHAYAHYRLVLDGESALAEVELLA
- a CDS encoding carbohydrate ABC transporter permease; its protein translation is MRKGQYRFVAGFLLVPVALYLIFVIWPYIQTFGYSLTDWKGQSQTFSFVGLDNYEALFRDDIFMGAIWHNILFLVFIPVITILLALFFAFMLNAGGRGRAGGVSGVAGSKFYRVVYFFPQVLSLAILAVLFRAVYRSDGGGMLNGALVKLGLVDADRPVEWLNEPDFVLWALIVVVVWHGVGFYLVLFSAAMQSIPKDIYEAALIDGASRGQSFFRITLPLLWDSVQTAWVYLGIAAMDMFILVSTMTSGEFGGGPDHHSEVMATVMMRNFLYYGKSGYACAMGVIMLLLTLILSVVMLRATRRERIEF
- the ngcE gene encoding N-acetylglucosamine/diacetylchitobiose ABC transporter substrate-binding protein, with the protein product MGSTSAENGAGKSTDDAAARHGAGGVGRRALIKRSAALGLASVPAMGLLSACASGGGGDESNDDTRGETSKDNPFGVKKGTKLDVVIFKGGYGDDYAKAWEAAFRKKWGVTSTHTGTQEITGKLQPRFNAGNPPDIVDNSGAQKIKIDVLYRNGQLLDLAEVLDAPSVDDPSKKVRDTVIPGTLDPGLQEGKVVALNYIYTVWGLWYSGKLFEEKGWEVPKTWADFLAICKDAKSQGIGGLAHQGKYPYYINVAIMDLIAKKGGLDAMKAIDNLDPKAFAGSDAAQAAVEAVYEVVEKGYLMPGTNGLDHTESQTRWNQYKAAFITSGSWLENEQLKQTPPDFDMKFLPMPLLEGSEMPFEAIRAGSGEPFIIPAKARNLPAAKEFMRMMLSREWSTLFAKEANSLTILKDGVDPSVQLRPGTQSTVEASKAAGDNTFRFLYTEWYSEMDTAIQNASNELMARRIQPKEWLKRAQAAVDKAAKDPASKKNRRD